DNA from Blastocatellia bacterium:
GCGGTAGACCTCTTTCCATTTCGGGTCGCCTGCCGGCACATGATCTTTGCGGTAGGCTTCCAATCCGAGATGCGCCGAGCTCATCGACACCATGTAATCGAAGCGGTCGCCGCGATTGATGTTCATGTAGTTAGCGACCGGGCCGAGGCCATGCGTCGGGTAGAGGTTCGAGTCGCGCCGCGTATGATGCGCTCGCCGCCACAGGCCCTCGTCCTTATCTTCGAATAGAATCTCGCGCAGGTCGTGGTTGTAAGCGCACTCGCCGTGAACCAGCTCGCCGAACAGGCCGGCGCGCACCATGTTCAGCACCATCATCTCCGTGTAGCCGTAACAACAATTCTCCATAATCATGCAGTGGCGGCGGCTCTTCTCTGACGCCTCGACCAATCGCCAGCAATCTTCGACGGTGTAAGCGGCGGGGACTTCCGTGCCGCCGTGCTTACCGTTGCTCAAGGCGGCGAGCATGACGGGGACGTGCCACTCCCAGGGCGTCGCGGTGTAGACGAAATCGATGTCGTCGCGCTTGCAGAGGTTTTCGAAGTCATGGTCGCCGTTGGCATAAATGGCCGGCGGCTTCTGGCCCTTGGCTTCGATCATCTTTGCGGCGCGCTGGCACTTCTCTTTGACCACGTCACAGACGGCTGTGATGCGGACATTGTCAATGTTGAGGAATTCTCCAAGCACGCTGGTGCCGCGCAGTCCGACGCCGACGATGGCGAGCCGCATCACGTCGCGCGGCTCGAATCGTACGCCGATCATCGTGTCGTAACGGGCCTGCGGCTCTCCGGTTGGCGTATCAGTGGCAATCGCCTCTCGTTCATTGCCCGGGCCA
Protein-coding regions in this window:
- a CDS encoding Gfo/Idh/MocA family oxidoreductase translates to MSGEEKKLSRRDLLKSVSMAGAALGLTSFGPGNEREAIATDTPTGEPQARYDTMIGVRFEPRDVMRLAIVGVGLRGTSVLGEFLNIDNVRITAVCDVVKEKCQRAAKMIEAKGQKPPAIYANGDHDFENLCKRDDIDFVYTATPWEWHVPVMLAALSNGKHGGTEVPAAYTVEDCWRLVEASEKSRRHCMIMENCCYGYTEMMVLNMVRAGLFGELVHGECAYNHDLREILFEDKDEGLWRRAHHTRRDSNLYPTHGLGPVANYMNINRGDRFDYMVSMSSAHLGLEAYRKDHVPAGDPKWKEVYRCGDYNTSMIKTARGRTIMLQHNVSTPRPYDRINLIQGTKGIFRDYPPRIFFDGQGEGHNWASLDKYQAQHEPPLWKKEGEMARKTGGHGGMDYIMCYRLTECMRQGLAPDMDVYDAAAWSVPGPLSEMSVARGSAPVKFPDFTRGRWERAR